A window of Candidatus Jettenia caeni contains these coding sequences:
- a CDS encoding succinyl CoA-synthase beta subunit encodes MKLYEFQSKNILKMYGIYVPRGKAISSGNDASKVFREIGCNRCVLKAQVLAGGRGKGGGIQFINTPEEAQACAAGMLGSYLTTHQTGQTGIKVNYLLVEEALSIQRELYLAITIDRALCTPILIVSSEGGVEIEEIAKKTPDKIVKEPIDVFLGILSFQLRCIASRLDISGALSIKFNNLITNLFHVFVKNDCSLVEINPLVVTGDEELCALDAKIDVDDNALYRHPEFQEFIQTQDLSPPEALARKYKLSYISLDGNIGCLVNGAGLAMATMDIIKFHGGEPANFLDVGGDASLEQVTQAFKIILSDSKVKAILINIFGGIMKCDIIASGIIQAVKEVGIHIPLVVRLEGTNVDRAKKILHDSGLPILSAKDMKEAASLVVKVSR; translated from the coding sequence TTGAAGCTATATGAGTTTCAATCAAAAAATATCCTTAAAATGTATGGCATTTACGTTCCTCGTGGTAAAGCCATATCTTCCGGTAATGATGCATCAAAAGTATTCCGGGAAATTGGTTGTAACCGTTGTGTCTTAAAGGCGCAAGTTCTCGCTGGCGGCAGGGGGAAGGGCGGCGGCATCCAGTTCATTAATACACCTGAAGAAGCGCAGGCATGTGCAGCAGGCATGCTTGGCTCCTATCTTACAACACACCAGACCGGCCAAACAGGTATTAAAGTTAACTACCTCCTTGTTGAAGAAGCACTTTCAATTCAGAGGGAATTATACCTTGCCATAACTATCGATCGCGCACTTTGTACACCCATCTTGATTGTTAGTTCTGAAGGAGGGGTAGAAATAGAAGAAATTGCCAAAAAGACACCTGATAAAATTGTGAAAGAACCTATTGATGTGTTTTTAGGAATACTTTCATTTCAATTGCGTTGTATTGCATCCAGGCTGGATATATCAGGGGCGCTCTCCATAAAATTTAATAATCTTATTACCAATCTGTTTCATGTTTTTGTGAAAAATGATTGTTCATTAGTAGAAATTAATCCTTTGGTTGTGACGGGAGATGAAGAACTATGTGCATTAGATGCAAAGATAGATGTTGATGATAATGCTCTTTACCGCCATCCTGAATTTCAAGAGTTTATTCAAACCCAAGACCTTTCACCTCCTGAAGCATTGGCTAGGAAATACAAGCTTAGTTACATAAGTCTTGATGGGAATATTGGATGTCTTGTAAATGGAGCAGGTCTCGCTATGGCTACGATGGATATCATTAAGTTCCACGGCGGAGAGCCTGCCAATTTTTTGGATGTTGGTGGTGATGCCTCCCTGGAACAGGTTACCCAGGCGTTTAAGATTATTCTGTCTGACTCTAAGGTAAAAGCAATTTTGATCAATATTTTTGGTGGGATTATGAAATGTGATATCATTGCATCCGGTATTATTCAAGCCGTTAAAGAAGTAGGGATCCATATACCTCTGGTTGTGCGGTTGGAAGGAACGAACGTCGATAGAGCGAAAAAGATACTTCATGATTCTGGTTTACCTATCCTCTCTGCAAAGGATATGAAAGAAGCTGCAAGTTTGGTAGTGAAGGTATCAAGATAG